From the genome of Gemmatimonas phototrophica, one region includes:
- a CDS encoding carboxypeptidase regulatory-like domain-containing protein: MSRPVAVFRATLAAALLLATALSAQTPVQATGTVKGVVKSSLGLPIGGAQMRLVIPMGGNTPVVESDDNGTFTATKVPVGSVWLVARRIGYRPDSVQVTVIADQAIEASVQLERIAVELSTVRVLGRRDVVGHLAGFYQRMGYGNGRFFTASDLERRNAVHMTDVFRMIPGLRIETRGFQNSVRMRGSRCAPLVWLDGQPLYAGEIDLDAFDPKSFDGIEIYSGAASVPVEFQGNQRMSSACGTIVLWSKRGELRERKRKKDEPTPATRIAEMLETGKAFVVTDVDAVARPDSFNLIRPIYPDSLFEAQAPGRVLAEFVVSPSGEAIMDTFSAVTTTNRLFVEPVRRAVREQRFTPAMKQGKMVQQVMQLPFEFVPDSTARRRN, translated from the coding sequence ATGTCACGACCAGTCGCGGTGTTCCGTGCGACACTCGCTGCCGCGCTGCTGTTGGCCACCGCGCTGTCCGCGCAGACGCCGGTGCAAGCCACCGGCACGGTGAAGGGGGTGGTCAAGAGCTCGCTCGGGCTCCCCATTGGTGGCGCACAGATGCGCCTGGTCATTCCGATGGGCGGCAACACGCCGGTGGTTGAGTCCGACGACAACGGCACGTTCACCGCCACCAAGGTCCCGGTAGGCTCCGTGTGGCTCGTGGCCCGTCGCATTGGTTACCGTCCGGATTCGGTGCAGGTCACCGTGATCGCCGACCAGGCAATCGAAGCTTCCGTGCAGCTGGAGCGCATTGCGGTGGAGCTCTCCACCGTGCGTGTGCTCGGGCGCCGCGATGTCGTGGGGCATCTGGCCGGGTTTTACCAGCGGATGGGCTACGGCAACGGACGCTTTTTCACGGCGTCCGATCTCGAACGCCGCAACGCGGTGCACATGACCGATGTCTTTCGCATGATTCCCGGACTGCGCATTGAAACGCGGGGATTCCAGAACTCCGTACGCATGCGTGGCAGTCGCTGTGCGCCGTTGGTGTGGCTGGACGGGCAACCGTTGTACGCCGGCGAGATTGACCTTGATGCATTCGACCCCAAGAGCTTTGACGGCATTGAGATTTACAGTGGTGCCGCGAGTGTCCCGGTGGAGTTTCAGGGCAATCAGCGCATGAGCAGCGCCTGTGGCACCATCGTTCTGTGGTCGAAGCGCGGCGAGCTCCGCGAACGCAAGCGCAAAAAGGATGAACCTACGCCAGCGACTCGCATTGCCGAGATGCTGGAGACTGGAAAGGCCTTTGTGGTGACCGACGTGGATGCGGTCGCGCGCCCCGATTCGTTCAACCTCATTCGCCCCATTTACCCCGACTCCCTGTTCGAAGCCCAGGCCCCGGGACGTGTACTCGCCGAGTTCGTGGTGTCACCAAGCGGCGAGGCCATCATGGACACGTTCAGCGCTGTCACCACCACCAATCGGCTGTTTGTGGAACCAGTGCGCCGCGCCGTGCGCGAGCAGCGGTTCACCCCTGCCATGAAGCAGGGAAAGATGGTGCAGCAGGTCATGCAGTTACCCTTTGAGTTCGTCCCTGACTCCACCGCCCGTCGTCGAAACTAA
- a CDS encoding efflux RND transporter periplasmic adaptor subunit — translation MTSSARPTAYDDVHDATLAFLGAREPVALWQALLGHAIAALDGYGGSFWTPHAGGLRRIMVGGVDELAREVEQLEGDDLPRLSEQSTDSYIVAREIRGPDKRLIGVLRVCRPREDGAPDEAALDTLKAMLTVAANVAGQLLREQDLQAKARDFTLVAELSREVTATLDLDRVLRVVVNLAARAVTFDRGALALYEDGTCDIRAVSGADKVDPEDPKLRDLAERAAWAAGRGEGLYVSDRDDPGSDAERVFLQFFSADLEADDTRSGLYLPLRDEEGIVGVLVLEAQRAEFATDHQRDVAEILANQATVAIRNARLYSQVPLVDMLGAIGERRKAFKAIPKRTKRLAAAAAVLGLLMLTLVQWPLRVDGHDAVLLPAERTIVRAMLDGQIEQVLVRSGQQVAQGEPLFRLRSLDRAGARDAVLADVEAAEREAALAASLGDAVNERLARLRAQSARQRAEQLTAEVRATVIRAPTAGVVLTERLDELLETRALAGAPLLTLGRVDSLEVTFTVPQREVTRLAAEQRIRLRTEAVPQRTFEGRVISIAPLPTLLADTVTAASATFPVRALVANDDALLRPGMTPYVRVLTDRASLAERLLRRPWRAARLLFWKLTA, via the coding sequence ATGACGAGCAGCGCCCGCCCAACCGCCTACGACGACGTCCACGACGCCACCCTGGCATTCCTCGGCGCACGTGAACCGGTTGCCCTGTGGCAGGCACTCCTCGGACACGCGATCGCGGCACTGGACGGCTACGGCGGGTCATTCTGGACGCCCCATGCCGGTGGGCTCCGCCGCATCATGGTGGGCGGCGTGGACGAATTGGCCCGGGAAGTTGAGCAGCTGGAGGGAGATGATCTCCCCAGACTCTCCGAGCAGTCAACCGATTCCTATATCGTGGCGCGCGAGATCCGCGGGCCTGACAAGCGGTTGATTGGCGTCTTGCGGGTGTGTCGCCCGCGCGAGGATGGAGCCCCCGACGAGGCCGCGCTCGATACGCTCAAAGCGATGTTGACCGTGGCCGCGAATGTGGCCGGTCAGCTGCTCCGCGAACAGGACCTTCAGGCCAAGGCCCGCGATTTCACCTTGGTTGCCGAACTCAGCCGTGAAGTAACGGCCACACTCGACCTCGATCGGGTGTTGCGTGTTGTAGTCAATCTCGCGGCGCGGGCTGTCACCTTCGACCGGGGTGCGCTCGCACTGTACGAAGATGGTACGTGCGACATTCGTGCGGTCTCCGGCGCCGACAAGGTGGACCCGGAGGATCCCAAGCTGCGCGACCTCGCTGAACGCGCCGCGTGGGCCGCTGGCCGGGGTGAAGGGCTCTACGTTTCCGACCGCGACGATCCGGGGTCAGACGCCGAACGCGTCTTCCTCCAATTCTTCTCGGCGGATCTCGAAGCGGACGATACCCGCAGCGGGCTCTATCTCCCGTTGCGTGATGAAGAAGGAATTGTGGGCGTGCTGGTCCTGGAAGCGCAGCGGGCGGAATTCGCCACCGATCATCAACGCGACGTGGCCGAAATTCTCGCCAATCAGGCCACGGTGGCCATCCGTAATGCGCGCCTGTACTCGCAGGTCCCGCTGGTCGATATGCTGGGGGCTATTGGCGAGCGCCGGAAAGCATTCAAGGCCATCCCGAAGCGCACCAAGCGTCTGGCCGCTGCGGCGGCGGTGCTCGGGCTCCTGATGTTGACGCTTGTGCAGTGGCCGCTGCGTGTTGACGGCCACGACGCCGTGCTGCTGCCGGCAGAACGCACCATCGTGCGCGCCATGCTTGACGGGCAGATTGAACAGGTCCTCGTTCGCAGCGGGCAGCAGGTCGCGCAAGGCGAGCCGCTCTTCCGATTACGGAGTCTCGATCGCGCCGGTGCCCGTGACGCCGTGCTGGCCGATGTTGAGGCAGCAGAGCGTGAGGCCGCACTGGCTGCGAGCCTCGGCGATGCCGTCAACGAGCGACTGGCCAGGCTCCGCGCGCAGTCGGCGCGTCAACGGGCTGAGCAACTTACCGCCGAGGTACGTGCCACGGTCATTCGAGCCCCGACCGCCGGTGTTGTGCTCACGGAGCGACTCGATGAACTGCTCGAGACCCGCGCGCTCGCCGGGGCGCCGTTGCTGACGCTCGGTCGCGTGGATTCGCTCGAGGTCACCTTTACGGTGCCGCAGCGCGAAGTGACTCGATTGGCCGCAGAGCAGCGCATCCGCCTCCGCACCGAGGCGGTCCCGCAGCGAACGTTTGAAGGGCGAGTCATTAGCATCGCGCCGTTGCCCACCTTGCTGGCCGATACCGTCACGGCGGCGTCGGCCACGTTTCCGGTGCGTGCCCTGGTGGCCAATGATGATGCCCTGCTGCGCCCTGGCATGACGCCGTACGTTCGCGTCCTCACCGATCGCGCGTCACTCGCGGAACGCTTGCTGCGCCGCCCGTGGCGGGCCGCGCGTCTCCTCTTCTGGAAGCTCACGGCATGA
- a CDS encoding efflux RND transporter periplasmic adaptor subunit, translated as MTRVNLPPATALLIALLTGTACSGTPDAKAAQQRASGTSTTGRFAAVESTTVSEPLRLPSQLYVERDAVLSTRTDGVLRALTVNLGASVRAGQIMGSVDDEAQRLAQARATVALDRATKLAWRAREMRTSQNIPESEAEDAEFALREADVAKREADLALERTAIKAPFDGVVSARYVQPGRLLAANDTVLRITARGPYLARVRIPEHDADGLKLGRVLGVQVGEQTRGRGRVVRIAPDIDAASGTREVIVEVDARGTALMSGRAVVVELPRASRPVLTVPAAAISADGYVVVQQDGRAVMRPIVAGNRFDDRVEVRAGLVAGERVRLP; from the coding sequence ATGACCCGCGTCAATCTTCCACCGGCAACAGCACTGCTCATCGCACTGCTCACCGGCACCGCCTGTTCGGGCACGCCAGACGCCAAGGCCGCCCAACAACGCGCATCGGGAACGAGCACGACCGGCCGCTTTGCTGCGGTAGAGTCCACCACAGTCAGCGAACCACTACGCCTGCCGTCACAGCTGTATGTGGAGCGAGACGCCGTGTTGTCCACACGTACCGATGGCGTACTGCGTGCGCTCACGGTGAATCTGGGCGCCAGTGTTCGCGCCGGACAGATAATGGGCAGCGTAGATGACGAGGCGCAGCGATTGGCGCAGGCGCGGGCGACCGTGGCGCTGGACCGGGCCACCAAACTCGCCTGGCGCGCCCGCGAGATGCGCACGAGCCAGAATATCCCCGAATCGGAAGCTGAGGACGCAGAGTTCGCCCTGCGCGAAGCCGACGTTGCCAAGCGTGAAGCCGACCTGGCACTGGAGCGCACGGCCATCAAAGCGCCTTTCGATGGCGTGGTGAGTGCGCGCTACGTACAGCCCGGGCGTCTGTTGGCCGCCAATGATACCGTACTCCGTATTACTGCACGCGGCCCCTATCTCGCGCGCGTGCGAATCCCGGAGCACGATGCCGATGGCCTGAAGTTGGGGCGTGTGCTGGGGGTCCAGGTGGGTGAGCAGACTCGGGGTCGCGGACGTGTGGTACGCATCGCCCCCGACATCGACGCGGCCAGTGGCACGCGCGAAGTGATTGTCGAAGTGGACGCGCGCGGCACCGCGCTCATGTCCGGGCGCGCGGTGGTCGTGGAGTTGCCGCGGGCCTCTCGCCCAGTGCTCACCGTTCCCGCCGCGGCCATCAGTGCGGATGGGTATGTCGTCGTACAGCAGGACGGACGCGCCGTGATGCGACCGATTGTTGCCGGAAACCGGTTTGATGATCGGGTAGAGGTCCGCGCCGGCCTCGTAGCCGGGGAGCGCGTGCGCCTCCCATGA
- a CDS encoding AAA family ATPase produces the protein MPLADARTGLSLQLCGGLSLRDGERQRVPLPRKAAALLAYLAVEPGPHSRAHLATLLWADSDEAHAAMSLRQALSKLRDVCGEALRSDRTMVSLQREPFASACRCDVLQFLALHERQPREACETDVHRFLEDVTAEDAPEFLHWGDRTRARLVRLAQASLARAVQEATARRDYASALAAAERWLDIVPESVDAACQAIDAAVLLHDDARVHTLGDQALRRLAEEGRATDTEGDRIRNAMQRLRAVRWVTPVHGAVAVPAAGTAKVQVDPPRSLLASLCERDVPWTTLGAAFDDVTQSGRASGVTLEGRLGAGRTRLLQDVAAMCAMRGATVIAAASPPHAPVMPYGAAAALIQQMVDLAALGGVHETHLQTLRTLVPALEERFPALRRSAMALPPSDATFSIRLQEALAQALFAICEDTVAVVALDDAMWYDRESANVLQAVAMRTTEAPILWLLTGADDLGQERNNPAWADFARSSRRVELAPLSIEGVERMLVELSRVPSGWRAVAECIHHGSHGVPGYVQASLQLMQQRWGAISTEWQTHSLAAPCIAPLAARAQQHVESLDDVARTVLLSLALDMEQGHPVPLAEWRARPAVSLDRLSHLHGISRLRAGVLGQRLVELGLAMEQDGGFRCASPVLVEYLRQSGSPLVRDELRRVLAMTHPEAVGT, from the coding sequence ATGCCGCTGGCTGATGCCCGCACGGGGCTTTCCCTGCAATTGTGTGGCGGACTTTCGCTGCGGGATGGCGAACGTCAGCGGGTGCCGTTACCGCGGAAAGCCGCCGCCCTGCTGGCCTACCTGGCCGTTGAACCCGGTCCACATTCGCGGGCGCACCTTGCCACGCTGCTCTGGGCCGACAGCGATGAGGCGCACGCGGCAATGTCTTTGCGGCAGGCGCTCAGCAAGCTGCGAGACGTGTGTGGGGAGGCGCTGCGGTCCGATCGCACGATGGTGTCGTTGCAGCGTGAGCCGTTCGCCTCTGCCTGCCGCTGCGACGTGCTGCAGTTCCTTGCCCTCCACGAGAGGCAACCGCGAGAGGCGTGTGAAACGGATGTGCACCGATTCCTGGAGGACGTGACCGCCGAGGATGCCCCGGAGTTTCTGCACTGGGGGGACCGTACCAGGGCGCGTCTGGTGCGGTTGGCACAGGCGTCGTTGGCGCGCGCCGTGCAAGAGGCCACGGCCCGTCGCGACTATGCGTCCGCGCTGGCGGCTGCCGAGCGCTGGCTGGACATCGTGCCGGAGTCGGTGGACGCGGCCTGCCAGGCCATTGACGCCGCGGTACTGCTGCATGACGACGCGCGTGTCCACACGCTTGGCGACCAGGCCCTTCGACGTTTGGCGGAGGAGGGAAGGGCAACCGACACAGAAGGTGATCGTATTCGGAACGCCATGCAGCGTCTGCGCGCGGTGCGTTGGGTCACTCCCGTCCACGGCGCCGTTGCCGTGCCAGCCGCCGGGACGGCCAAGGTACAGGTTGACCCTCCCCGTTCGCTGTTGGCCAGTCTCTGTGAACGGGATGTGCCGTGGACGACCCTCGGTGCGGCGTTTGATGACGTGACACAGAGTGGCCGTGCAAGTGGCGTGACACTCGAAGGGCGACTCGGGGCAGGGCGCACGCGCTTACTTCAGGATGTCGCGGCCATGTGCGCGATGCGTGGCGCGACCGTGATAGCGGCGGCATCGCCACCCCATGCCCCGGTGATGCCGTATGGTGCCGCCGCAGCGCTGATTCAACAGATGGTGGACCTCGCCGCTCTGGGCGGCGTGCACGAAACACACCTGCAGACGTTGCGGACGCTCGTGCCGGCGTTGGAGGAGCGATTCCCGGCTTTGCGGCGAAGCGCCATGGCACTACCACCCTCAGATGCCACGTTCTCCATTCGACTGCAGGAGGCACTCGCGCAGGCACTCTTCGCGATCTGTGAAGACACCGTGGCGGTGGTGGCGCTCGATGACGCCATGTGGTATGACCGCGAAAGCGCCAACGTATTGCAGGCAGTGGCGATGCGGACCACTGAGGCGCCAATCCTTTGGCTACTCACCGGGGCGGATGACCTTGGGCAAGAGCGCAACAACCCTGCGTGGGCCGATTTTGCGCGATCGAGTCGACGAGTGGAACTGGCGCCGTTGTCGATCGAAGGCGTTGAGCGCATGCTGGTGGAACTCTCTCGTGTGCCCTCGGGGTGGCGCGCGGTTGCCGAGTGTATCCATCACGGGTCGCACGGCGTGCCGGGGTATGTGCAGGCGTCGTTGCAACTGATGCAGCAACGCTGGGGGGCGATATCGACCGAGTGGCAGACGCATTCATTGGCCGCGCCATGTATTGCGCCGTTGGCGGCGCGGGCACAGCAGCATGTAGAGTCGCTGGACGATGTGGCGCGCACCGTGCTGTTATCATTGGCGCTCGATATGGAGCAGGGGCACCCCGTGCCGTTGGCTGAATGGCGTGCGCGCCCGGCGGTTTCGCTTGACCGGCTGTCGCACCTCCACGGAATCTCAAGGTTGCGGGCTGGCGTATTGGGGCAACGTCTGGTGGAACTTGGGCTGGCCATGGAGCAGGATGGCGGCTTTCGCTGTGCCTCTCCGGTGCTGGTCGAGTACCTGCGGCAGAGTGGCAGTCCGTTGGTGCGCGATGAACTTCGACGGGTGTTGGCGATGACGCACCCGGAGGCTGTGGGTACGTAG
- a CDS encoding surface-adhesin E family protein, which translates to MSFHPLRTAAIAMTVVTAILVATPLPAQKAMARKEIGRTSVGTPTPVFLEPRTVSREGTVITAAIRVALVPPLKHPKGELKSSRTVGMYNCATKTVATKESWYYLNDAGTSEGMHRQVKIPGFGPVGKGSVAEVALTYLCANTK; encoded by the coding sequence ATGTCATTCCATCCCCTACGAACTGCGGCCATCGCGATGACCGTTGTTACCGCCATCCTCGTCGCGACGCCTCTTCCGGCGCAAAAGGCGATGGCGCGCAAGGAGATTGGGCGTACGTCGGTGGGCACGCCGACACCGGTTTTCCTGGAACCACGAACCGTTTCGCGCGAAGGCACCGTAATCACCGCGGCTATTCGGGTCGCGCTGGTGCCGCCACTCAAGCACCCCAAGGGCGAACTGAAATCATCGCGGACCGTTGGCATGTACAACTGTGCCACCAAGACGGTCGCGACCAAGGAGAGCTGGTATTACCTGAACGATGCCGGCACATCCGAAGGCATGCACCGGCAGGTCAAGATTCCGGGGTTCGGGCCAGTGGGGAAAGGCTCGGTGGCAGAGGTCGCGCTCACCTACCTCTGCGCCAACACGAAGTAG
- a CDS encoding DMT family transporter, producing MRKERGASLIVLAALQWALLGPVARIAFAEGVPPLTVAFWRATIAALLFYTHASVTRAHALRAPDRPWAMGLGVVAVAGLYVSYFESVQRGGAALAAILLYSAPVWVALGAHFVLRERVSAREAGALLLTLAGVILVALFPATGGAHITATPAAVLWGLGSGVAYALYFLLGRNLFAHNAPARVMVWALATGAVVLLPFVSWHMLTWRAWGAIAFLATVATYGAYLCNANGIKLIGPSRASTIATLEPVLAVVAAFLLWNEHLSPLGMLGAAAVIGGVVLAARLR from the coding sequence ATGAGGAAAGAACGTGGAGCGTCGCTGATTGTCCTGGCGGCGCTCCAATGGGCCCTGTTGGGGCCGGTGGCGCGCATTGCGTTCGCCGAAGGTGTGCCGCCACTCACCGTGGCGTTCTGGCGGGCGACCATCGCGGCCTTGTTGTTCTACACGCACGCGAGCGTTACCCGTGCACACGCCTTGCGCGCGCCCGACCGGCCGTGGGCCATGGGACTTGGCGTCGTGGCCGTCGCCGGGCTGTACGTGTCCTACTTCGAAAGTGTGCAGCGGGGTGGGGCGGCGCTGGCCGCCATCCTCTTGTATTCGGCCCCCGTCTGGGTGGCGTTGGGGGCGCACTTTGTCCTGCGCGAACGCGTATCGGCCCGAGAGGCAGGGGCCCTGCTCCTGACACTTGCCGGTGTCATTCTGGTGGCACTCTTTCCCGCGACGGGTGGGGCACACATCACGGCCACGCCGGCGGCGGTGCTGTGGGGACTCGGGTCGGGCGTGGCGTACGCGCTCTACTTTCTCTTGGGGCGTAATCTGTTTGCGCACAATGCGCCCGCACGTGTCATGGTGTGGGCCCTGGCCACGGGCGCCGTGGTGCTGCTCCCGTTTGTCTCCTGGCACATGCTCACCTGGCGAGCCTGGGGGGCCATTGCCTTTCTGGCCACAGTGGCCACGTATGGCGCCTATCTGTGCAACGCCAACGGCATCAAGCTCATTGGTCCGTCGCGCGCCTCGACGATCGCGACGCTGGAGCCGGTACTGGCGGTTGTCGCGGCGTTCTTGCTTTGGAACGAACACTTGTCGCCGTTGGGCATGCTTGGCGCGGCCGCCGTCATTGGCGGTGTGGTGCTGGCGGCGCGTCTTCGATAG
- a CDS encoding S8 family peptidase, with protein sequence MRPTAQRLSRLTAAASLAFAAACSPEQSLTAPESEAAFMSAADAMAAVQAGPPEFVAGELLVQFKEGITATGRGRALGRVGGQVSEEILTGAMRSRGRRVGVTRIKVNGDLSRAIAALQADPDVEFAEPNWIYQHQATSNDTYFTNGSLWGMYGASTSPANLYGTGAATAWAAGKTGSNSVYIGIIDEGYMYTHEDLAPNAGVNPGEVEGDGIDNDGNGLVDDVYGWDFAGNNNTVFDGVADDHGTHVAGTIGAVGGNGKGVAGVVWNVKMLSAKFLGSRGGTTANAIKAVDYFTNLKGKGLNIVATNNSWGGGGFSQALKDAIDRANTAGILFIAAAGNSGTNNDATASYPSGYTSSNIIAVASITSTGALSSFSQYGATTVDIGAPGSAIWSTVPRQTRKNGPVTSGYASYNGTSMATPHVSGAAALYASLNPGASAAQIKTAIMSSAASTPSLAGKVVTGGRLNVAGF encoded by the coding sequence GTGCGCCCCACCGCTCAACGTCTCTCCCGCCTGACCGCTGCCGCTTCGCTGGCCTTTGCCGCCGCCTGCTCTCCCGAGCAAAGTTTGACCGCCCCAGAAAGTGAAGCCGCCTTCATGAGTGCCGCCGATGCCATGGCGGCCGTTCAGGCGGGGCCACCGGAGTTCGTGGCCGGTGAGTTGCTGGTGCAGTTCAAGGAAGGCATCACGGCCACGGGCCGTGGTCGGGCGCTGGGCCGGGTGGGCGGGCAGGTGTCGGAAGAAATTCTCACCGGGGCCATGCGCTCACGCGGACGTCGGGTGGGTGTCACCCGCATCAAAGTGAACGGCGACCTTTCTCGTGCGATTGCGGCGCTGCAAGCCGATCCCGATGTGGAGTTTGCGGAGCCCAACTGGATTTATCAGCATCAGGCGACGTCGAACGACACGTACTTCACGAATGGGTCGTTGTGGGGGATGTACGGCGCGTCAACCAGTCCGGCCAATCTGTATGGTACCGGAGCGGCCACAGCATGGGCGGCGGGGAAGACCGGTAGCAATAGCGTGTACATCGGCATCATCGATGAAGGCTACATGTACACGCACGAAGACTTGGCACCCAACGCCGGTGTGAATCCGGGTGAAGTGGAAGGCGACGGTATAGACAACGACGGCAATGGCTTGGTCGATGATGTCTATGGCTGGGACTTCGCCGGCAACAACAACACCGTCTTCGATGGCGTGGCCGACGACCACGGTACGCACGTGGCTGGCACCATTGGCGCCGTTGGTGGCAATGGAAAAGGTGTGGCTGGTGTGGTGTGGAACGTGAAGATGCTGAGTGCCAAGTTTCTCGGCAGTCGGGGCGGTACGACGGCCAATGCCATCAAGGCGGTGGATTATTTCACCAATTTGAAGGGCAAGGGCCTGAACATTGTCGCGACCAATAACTCCTGGGGCGGCGGCGGGTTCTCGCAGGCGCTGAAGGACGCCATCGATCGCGCGAACACGGCCGGCATCCTGTTTATTGCTGCCGCCGGTAACAGCGGCACCAACAACGATGCCACGGCCTCGTATCCGTCGGGGTACACCAGCTCCAACATTATTGCGGTGGCGTCCATCACCAGCACCGGTGCGCTGAGCTCGTTTTCGCAATATGGAGCCACTACGGTGGACATCGGTGCGCCGGGAAGCGCCATTTGGAGCACGGTTCCGCGGCAGACGAGAAAGAATGGGCCGGTCACCAGTGGCTACGCGAGCTACAATGGCACGTCCATGGCCACGCCGCATGTGAGTGGTGCCGCGGCGCTCTACGCGAGCCTCAACCCCGGCGCTTCGGCGGCGCAGATCAAGACCGCCATTATGAGCAGCGCTGCGTCGACCCCGTCCCTTGCCGGAAAGGTGGTCACCGGCGGCCGTCTCAACGTCGCCGGGTTCTGA
- a CDS encoding NADP-dependent isocitrate dehydrogenase, with protein MAKIKAVNPVVEMDGDEMTRIIWQFIKDKLILPYVDVQLDYYDLGIEHRDATNDQVTIDSAEATKKYGVAVKCATITPDEARVKEFNLKKMWKSPNGTIRNILGGVIFREPIIISNIPRLVPGWTKPIVVGRHAHGDQYKATDFKVPGPGTVTMTYTPADGSEPMQFEVAKFGQDGGVAMGMYNFNDSIRDFARSSLTYGLQRNYPVYLSTKNTILKAYDGQFKDLFEEVYNNEFKADFEAKGLTYEHRLIDDMVASALKWEGGYVWACKNYDGDVQSDIVAQGFGSLGLMTSVLMTPDGKTMEAEAAHGTVTRHYREHQKGNKTSTNPIASIFAWTRGLAHRGKLDGTPELVAFADTLEQVCIEAVEAGEMTKDLAILIDRTTPYLHTEDFLDAIDRRLQAKMA; from the coding sequence ATGGCCAAGATCAAAGCTGTGAACCCCGTCGTCGAGATGGACGGCGACGAGATGACCCGCATCATCTGGCAGTTCATCAAGGACAAGCTGATCCTGCCGTACGTCGACGTGCAGCTCGACTACTACGACCTCGGCATTGAGCATCGCGACGCCACGAACGACCAGGTCACCATTGATTCCGCCGAAGCCACCAAGAAGTACGGCGTGGCGGTGAAGTGCGCGACGATCACGCCCGATGAGGCGCGTGTGAAGGAGTTCAACCTCAAGAAGATGTGGAAGAGCCCCAACGGGACCATCCGCAACATTCTGGGCGGCGTGATCTTCCGCGAACCGATCATCATTTCGAACATTCCGCGGCTGGTGCCGGGGTGGACCAAGCCCATTGTGGTGGGGCGTCACGCGCACGGCGATCAGTACAAGGCCACCGACTTCAAGGTGCCGGGCCCGGGCACGGTCACCATGACGTACACGCCGGCCGATGGCAGTGAGCCGATGCAGTTCGAGGTCGCCAAGTTCGGCCAGGACGGCGGCGTGGCCATGGGCATGTACAACTTCAATGACTCCATTCGCGACTTTGCGCGGTCGAGTCTGACGTACGGCCTGCAGCGCAACTACCCGGTGTACCTCAGCACCAAGAACACGATCCTCAAGGCGTACGACGGCCAGTTCAAGGATCTGTTCGAGGAGGTCTACAACAACGAGTTCAAGGCCGACTTCGAGGCGAAGGGACTCACGTATGAGCACCGTCTCATTGACGACATGGTGGCGTCGGCGCTCAAGTGGGAAGGTGGCTACGTGTGGGCCTGCAAGAACTACGACGGCGACGTGCAGTCGGACATCGTGGCGCAGGGCTTCGGCTCACTTGGGCTCATGACGTCGGTACTGATGACGCCCGACGGCAAGACGATGGAAGCGGAGGCGGCGCACGGGACGGTGACGCGTCACTACCGTGAGCACCAGAAGGGGAACAAGACGTCCACCAATCCGATTGCGAGCATCTTTGCCTGGACGCGCGGGCTGGCCCACCGTGGCAAGCTGGACGGGACCCCCGAACTCGTGGCGTTCGCCGACACGCTGGAACAGGTGTGCATCGAAGCCGTGGAAGCGGGTGAGATGACCAAGGACCTGGCCATCCTCATTGATCGCACGACTCCGTATCTGCACACGGAAGATTTCCTCGACGCGATTGATCGACGGTTGCAGGCGAAGATGGCCTGA